The Glycine max cultivar Williams 82 chromosome 3, Glycine_max_v4.0, whole genome shotgun sequence sequence GGTGCAGATAACCTGAAAAAAACGAGCCAACATTTTTATAACTTATCTAACTCGTGAGCCAAATTTGGCACAATCTAACTTGGAAAACAAATTTCTTGGAAGAAGGCAATTAGTGCGCAGACTATCTCTGTAAATTGGATCCTAATTTAGGAAGAATTAATACTCATTATCATGCAACATGTACATGATATTAGTGACTCATCCAAAAATTTTaggttggattttttttcttcctttataattattcaaatatctaatttttaataaataataatttttttaaattattatttttacacataaaatttaaactaatttttatattaaatgataataaccttaattgttattatacaaacacataattaattttaagctaattattactttaataattataataaaacaacaaacacCAAGGATCAACGATTTGGAAATGATGCCACAAACGCGTGCTTTGAAGCAATAAGTCGTGCGTAAATATTACTACACGAAAATCCTCTTatagaaagaaatataaataattttctcaaGTGTAATGTATCTGACATATTTATTTTCGGAATTACACATCAGGCTAGCACATGGAATAATGAACTGGGCAAAACAGTTATATTTGAAGatgattttttcaatattttcccAGTGGACATTGAGattaatatcataaataacAAGGTTTATGCTAATTTCGGTAATGGTATAAATAGTTTGAAGGCTTTCTACAACATTGAAGTTGCAGCAATGGTCCACTTAAAATACAGTGGAATAGGTACATTTAGAATGAAGTATAGAAATATATCTACTCCTCAAATGGCATTCAAGATTTtccattttatcaaaatatctaAAGAAGAACAAGTCTTTTACATTAAAGAAAATGCACCTTGATAATCACTCTTCAGTACGCTCTCTCTAAACACTCTTGATTAACTCCCAAACTCACATcctaatatatttgaaaatataataacaaacatTTTATGCTCAAGAAAACTCACTTTGACAATCATGTCCAGACACCTCTACCTATATCTGTCATATCAAACCTTCAACAGATCAATCACCCttaaatacaaagaaaaattcataaGCACTACTTGCACATGCTAATActagtaaagtaaaaaaaaaatcattaataaaaaattaataattaaaattgtgattatatatatttatatcaattattaattttgtaaaaagtttatttatgtttaaatctTAACTATTTCTTTTCTTGTAATATCTCAAtcattactttttaaattaataattgcaattctttttcttctaaaatgaACTCTTACTAAAACAAACAGAAAACCATAGTTATAACCGTGAACATGACAGAGATTATATAAAACAATTACTTACTTgacgtaaaaataaataatcacttACGTTTTGCAAATGTATGCCACTAACTATAAGAAGACAATGAACAGCGGCCAATAGCACTATGCAGATTTTCAGTGGCCAAGGCTGAAGGGACACATTGGAGTAAActgattataaattttaattaataaatggaATGTAAATTTACCAACAAAGTCGATATGTCCGAGTGGTTAAGGAGACAGACTTGAAATCTGTTGGGCTTCGCCCGCGCAGGTTCGAACCCTGCTGTCGACGTTTTTACTGAAAACCACAAAgattcttcttttaatttttgcacTTTAATCGGGGATTGtgacgttgttgttgttgttgttgttgtaaaagaataaagCAATGTCTTGACATGCTTAATTCCTCAAGTTCTCGAAAATTTTCTTAGGTTGAGTCAGAGCGCACCCTTCTCTTGAAAAGATTTATAGTTACTGGAATCCCAATATCTTCTAATTGAGCAATCTATTAACTGATCCTTCAtactcatttgattttttttttcagcttttcttgcaaatgaaacaattgattcaacatttcttttaaaCATCTTTAGGGACAATCCTACAAGCTCCGACATCTTTGGTTGCAGTTGCAGACTCCAGCAACTTTGGTTGTTCCTGCCCTTTTCTTGTGAACATCCTCTCACAGTATTTAAttgcacttgatttttcttgCTTACCCATCAACTGAAACACGGTGTGTGTTTCCATGATACATCAATCActttttttcaacatttttagGAATTTTAGGCGACGCATCCATTTGCTCCACTCATTGCACCTTCAGTTCCTGTTCTCCAATTGAAGCCATTTTTCTTCATATGAACATCAATCCGACACACGGTTGTGAGTGAACAATGCAAATTAGTCAAGTCAAAGAACAATCTAAATcggagatgaaaaaaataaataatcaattcaAATCGTAGAGACTGAGAGGATTATGAGAAAACGTAGACTAGACTGAGAGGAGAGGTAAAGATTGGGAGTTTACAAATTAGAGAAGAGAACAACCTTTAGTTCACATGCATCGTCATCCCAAGATAGTAGTGGCAGTGCAACACGAAGGTTCAACGGTTGCAAATAAAGGAGAAATTATTAGTGAAAGGGAAGAAAAGATTTGCAACTGGAGAGACAAGTGTTTTTCGAACATGAAGAAAATAGGTCAAAAGGTTTCGGCCCGCTTTGTCGTGCTAGGGATTAATGATCTCATGATTGCGTGTGGAATATCGCTATTCAACTTCAATCTTAATTGGTAAGGATCCTAGGCAGACTTTGATTCATAGTATCATGATTCCACACGGTAAACCATGATCTTGATGATAATAATACTAGTATTAAGAGAATaagaaaactttgaaaatataagATTGATGAAGtccttaatagaaaaaaaaagtgtgagtTTGATCTCCATCtcataaaaactaacaaattaatatttaatttttatccataaaaaaatattgagagaaATTTAGCTAAttttaataatcttaaaaatttgatgaaatccAGGACATAgtagtatatataatataatatgttctTGATGTCTAACGTAAAACTTCAAAACTTGGTAAATACAAATCTCTCATTCTTCACTTCCGCCGCACAACCTCTCTCTATCTAGCTCTCTATTCACACGTACTGCTTAAGAATACAAAAACGCAGTAAAATAGTTACATGTCGTTTTCCCGTAAGGAAACAACACCGCATGCAGCCATGCACGGTGGGTGCATGCAGTGCAGTGCAGCGCAGCGCAGCATCCTCAAACCTTTGTTCTGTTCTGTTCTGCCAAAATTAGCATTTGGCAGTGCAACATTTCACATTAGTTTCACACGTACGAATCCAGACAACAGAGAAGGCACAATTTTCCAACGTTGAAATCATTCATTCATGCATGTCCCTTTCCGTTCAAAACCTGGCCGCCACGTGTCCCTCCCACTCACACAATGCTAATTCCACACATTCGCAGGTTTCCATGAACATTATGATGGTGATGTTGCTTCACCATTTCGTGACACCTCTTTAACCCTTCACTCCCTCCCACACCACGCAACTTCCACTCCTCAaccctcttttcttcttcttcttcttctacttcttcttcttcttcttcttcttcttctagatCTGGCACCAGGTGCAATGTCAAGCGTCCGTTATGCCTCGAAGCATGCAGAATCTCTGATCGCTGTATTCTCACTTCCGTCAACTGTAACCTCCCGTCTCTCCTCACCGGCCGGAGATAAAAACTCGGTTTACCGTTCCGGTTCAACGACGACAGCGGCGGCGGAGGAAACGACTGCACTTTCCCTCTCCCCTCCGCCTTCATCGTCCTCCTCCGCCAAATCTCATCGTCGTAATTATCTTTCTGGTCGCTGCAATTATTATCGTTGTTGTTGTGAATTTCGTCGGAGCTTTCAAAGCCTAGACTCTCGGTGCAAGACGCCAACCCAGTAACGACGTTGTGGAGTGATCCAGTATTATTCACTCTCTTCCAGCTCGGTGGAGGAGTGTTGAGCCTCAACATGGCGGATTCCAGAACATTGGGAGGCCTACAGGCCTCCCTGGTGGCAAGGCCCAGGCCCAAGACGGGGTGGTGGTGGTAACGGTGGTGGTGACACTTGTCAGTGTTGGTGGTGTTCCTCTTGAACAATTTGATCATTGCAGGGAGGACtattgagaaaagaaaaggttgatataaagagaagatGGTAGCTGTTGTGCTTgtcatgaaataataataattttgaaaggaagagaagaagagaagggaaGGTATTTATGCGAGAGTGCCAACGAAACAAAAACCAAAAGGGGTTTGAGACTATGAGCTGGAGTCCCTCATGGAGCAAACGGTGCCGGGTCCCACGATGGACCCCGCTCAATTAGCTTTTTTATTTGTGGGTTTAATTTGCTTTCTTATATGCACAATGCTACCATGGCATGACTCCACATACTACAGTTTCAGGATCAAGATATTAATTATGCGTTGACCGGATATTATCAAATGGATAAACGTTGGTTTTAATGgggatttttatctttttcttcttcttcattcatttgTTTCCCTATTTTTATGATCTTTAATTATCTACAcgttttaatcaaatttattgaattttaagaaattcttttaaaatagcaataataattaagaacaCACATTTCATGAttctttctcaatcaaaacCTCTTTCTATATTAATAAGATAATCTTAGTAGTTCTTCACatgcaaaagataaaaaatcaaatataacgACTGAATATATTAGAGATTATAatctatttataatttgataaacTAATAGGGTTCTCATTATCTTCTAATGTTAAATTCATAtcatttgatttaaatatttaataaactcacttaatttaatcacataaaataaaaacacactaatgataaataactaatataattatattataatattagtcCATGTTAAATCCATATCATTTGATTTAAATATCTAATAAACTCACTTAAtttaatcacataaaataaaaacacactaataataaataactaatataattatattataatattagtcCACATTAATTATTAGAATATAAAATTCTAACAAAATTAAGATGGAATAGATGCTTGAAGATTTTGACCCGgggttaaaacaaaaatgaaaatggagtTTTATTTTGGATATTCTCGTGTCATTCTTTGACCATCCATAACAAAAATAGAGGGAAAAACTGATTTTCAAGTTGACCAcagtttaattttagaaattagtGGATGAGGTGCACTTATATTAAGCATGCCTCTTCCAATACATGTTTGCGCACGTTTTTCTTACTCCCAGTTCAGCGGAATGGATAAACAAGGAggtaattataattgattagtTTTACTTTTACAGGGGAAACGGAAAAGttagtagtattttttatttttttaacaaagttaTATTATTTCTACCCAAAAAGATGCTACGAGCAGAGACACCTGGATCCATTAAATagtgttttatatatttattaaataagatagattataaaagtttgattaaatttataGTAGTCGTTATGCATTACAATCATTTCCATTTTCCAGCGCAGttcttatttgaaaaaatagtttACAAATCACACTTATAAAAAAGATGTGATAACATGATATGTTCATCCGATGTATATaatagaaaatgacttaaatgatTGCATTATAATTCTGCCTTTATAATTATTCTGCACATCTAATACTATGCCTTTTATTGGGATTGCTTGTGCTGGAATTAAGATCGAGATATCGTGAATACTATAAAGAATGATTTTGAGAGGAATCAAGGAAAACTTTCAAAAAGGATGTATTTCTGCACGTAAGGGTAAAGGATGTGCCAACTAGCGCATTGCACACATGTATTGCTCTCGTGACGAAATTCATCGCTCACAAGCAATTTCTGGCAATTCagtttttaatcaatataaattgTCCAAATTCCCCCttccaatttaatttatttttagcaaCTACATCAAGGAACTGATATTGAAATGCTCTTGAATGAGGGACCATAATGATCAAATCTAGGAGCACAGGTTCAACTAAACACATTCTGCATCATAAACGCGATCAATCTTGTTCCGTAAAATCTTTAATTCATCATCCATCATCTGGCACTTAGGAATTTGTTAATGGATTAATTATTCATGCAATTCTGCTACAGGATCATGCCAATTTCATGTCTTTGTTGAATATGGATTCAGAGATGCTTGAACTTCTTCTAGAGTTCGCCCCTTCGTCTCTGGTACTAGTTTTGCCACGAATAGAATGGTGAAGCCACATATGCTAGAGAATATGAAAAAGGTTCCTGGCCAAAcataaatgaatttttgttttcttcattttttgtcctttttgcCTTCTTTTTTGAGGGAGGAGTAAGTATTATCACAAGgagttgagacttgagagtaAATGCGAACCTACCCGCGGAACTCCAACTCATGAGGAAGTTAAAAGCATATGATACAATCCAAGAACACAACCAGCTAACCAAAGTCACAAGACTTCCAGCAGAGCCCTTCACATTAATGGGAAATATCTGGGGGGAAAAAACCATAATTCAGTCAAACCAAGGACTTCTTATGatccaatttttatttcatatatatgttCAGAAACTACCTCAGACATTATAACCCAGGGGATTCCCCCCATGCCAAGAGAGAATGATCCTGTATATACCTGATCGTCACAAAAACTGATGAAATTAGTTCTCAGATCAAACAgctatatgtgatttttttttcaatattttgaatattcttcattaaaaatataatgctaattaggaaggaaaaaaaaatgtcattaagAGTATATGACAATTGACAGTGAAGGACTAAAGAACTAGATATAAATTTTATCCTTATCTCATTTGTATGTTAATTGGTTTGAATGACAACATGAATCAAATCTTATCATAAACCTTTTAACTTCATAGGCACCATGCAAATCCTAAAACCAAATCTATCtcataaaagtaaatataagtTTAATGAAGTGAAAAGATCAGATGTTCTAAAAAGAATTTAAGAACTTTGTTATCTACTCTAGAAGTACTTGATCTTCTGTGATCTTATTATTAACTAGGCAATTGAGGCAAAAAATAAGGTAATAGTTGACCATCCCTCTTTCGAATTCATAAAACAAAGTACTGAATTTGAATATATGTTTTGTTATTATCCAATTAAATGCACATGATTGCACTCTGTAGTCAAAGATTCAAATAATGGTGCATTATTGCATAAGCATTGCCATTGCAAAATCGTTACCAGTACACCAGCAAGCGCGAGAATGGGacttccttccttccatttaTGTAGGTCCTGCATAAGGCAAGctcaattaattgattaattagaaataactaatgtgaaagaaaaaatcCGTAGTGGAGCAGATTTTGTTATGCAAAGAACCTGTAAGGTGAATGATAGGGCTGCAAGGAAGCATCCTAAGCATGTTCCCGATGCAGAGATCTGCATAAAAGTGAACATTTTGGATTCAGATTTTATTGAACAGCACaagaaagaagaagcaaaagctTAACCTTTTTACCAGCAGAAGTGGTCGTCTCCCAGATTTATCCATCAAAAGTACTCCCAAAGCTGTCATTGGGATCTATAAAGACAGAAATGACTGAATAGAAGTGAAGAGAAGACTCGCCAAAAAAAGTGGCATCTATCTCATTTTATACAACATTAAGAAGACGGAAGCAAATAAATTGTATGAAGAACCTGAACAGCAACCATTGCTATCATTCCAATACTTCCCGAAAACCCTGTGATGGATAAGAATTTTTTGCCTCTAAGACAATCGTGTTATAAATTTAACATTCAGGTAGTCATCTTCCTTATGTGCCATATgttaaaagcataaaaaaatctGCATGTACCAGCAGAGATGAATATAGAACTTGCATAAAAAGCAATGCCGTTAACCCCTCCAAACTGTTGTAGTATCATCAGACCAACTCCTACCTAACAAAGTAATTAAATACCATAAGAATCTGTCAAAGAATATTATAGGCTGCATGAAAGGGGATATCTTAGAAAGCTCACAGTAAGTGACTTCAAATACTGCAATTGAAATAAGCCAATAATGCTTTCTGTTTCCCTCTGAAGGGCTTCTGtaaaatcctaaaaaaaaagtacaacatAAAATACAGATTCACTCCTTTCCACAAGTTAACCTTCTAatgaaaaaactatatatatatactctaatTTCAGTGGCCTCTTGAGAAACATCAGCATTTTTTCCTCTAAGGCGCTGTAATACAGATTCACTCCTTTCCCAGTGACCAAATTTTGCCTGCAGAAGATTGCCACTATCACTTGTGATATGTTTGTCTAATGACATGTCTTGATtccaattatttgaaaaaagtgATGAAAAATCTCAGTTGCTTGTGTGAATTGTGTCCAACAGACCAACACAAAATATCCCAAAAAATAAACCTACAGCAGCCATGGACAACTCACCAGCCACCTAGGAGACTCAGGAATGAAGAATAGACCCAAAAGTTGCACAATACATGGAATAATTcctgtgataaaaaaaaaaagacgtgAGTGACGcaactttcttttaatttcattttgtttggaGAATACCCGAAAGAAGAACATTACCTAATAGAGCCAAAATCCGCCAATTCAAGAATGCTCCAACAAGATAAGTTAATGATACCCCGCAACAAATCATTAACTGTCAAAGTAAACTCCAAATAGGGATTTAAAATGAACCTATTCGTGAAATATGTAAATCGACATAAGTGGTACATGCAATGAGAGTAAAACGATACTCAGAACACATCATTGGTTTACCTGATGAACCGTGGTGAATCCCCCTCGAAGATTCTTGGGTGTTATTTCAGCTATATAAATAGGTACCTATTATGGAATTAAAGAGAAGACAACTAGGCATTTGTATTTCTTTCGAGTGACTGAATATCTTTGGAACTACAATTATAAGAAACTAAGAATCACAGCAATTACCACATAGGATAGAAGGCCCATCCCACATCCCACAAACAATCTTCCAACATAAAGCCACCAACCAACCTTCAATTCAAACAAGC is a genomic window containing:
- the LOC100786465 gene encoding sugar transporter ERD6-like 5 isoform X2, giving the protein MDETKSTEPSEFSSPLLPIGAQGYGGNHGNDYEEKRQKETWSVPPILILTTLVAVSGSYVFGSAVGYSSPAQTGIMDDLNVGVAEYSLFGSILTIGAMIGAIISGRIADYAGRRTVGWWLYVGRLFVGCGMGLLSYVVPIYIAEITPKNLRGGFTTVHQLMICCGVSLTYLVGAFLNWRILALLGIIPCIVQLLGLFFIPESPRWLAKFGHWERSESVLQRLRGKNADVSQEATEIRDFTEALQRETESIIGLFQLQYLKSLTVGVGLMILQQFGGVNGIAFYASSIFISAGFSGSIGMIAMVAVQIPMTALGVLLMDKSGRRPLLLISASGTCLGCFLAALSFTLQDLHKWKEGSPILALAGVLVYTGSFSLGMGGIPWVIMSEIFPINVKGSAGSLVTLVSWLCSWIVSYAFNFLMSWSSAGTFFIFSSICGFTILFVAKLVPETKGRTLEEVQASLNPYSTKT
- the LOC100786465 gene encoding sugar transporter ERD6-like 5 isoform X3 yields the protein MDDLNVGVAEYSLFGSILTIGAMIGAIISGRIADYAGRRTAMGFSEVFCILGWLAIAFAKVGWWLYVGRLFVGCGMGLLSYVVPIYIAEITPKNLRGGFTTVHQLMICCGVSLTYLVGAFLNWRILALLGIIPCIVQLLGLFFIPESPRWLAKFGHWERSESVLQRLRGKNADVSQEATEIRDFTEALQRETESIIGLFQLQYLKSLTVGVGLMILQQFGGVNGIAFYASSIFISAGFSGSIGMIAMVAVQIPMTALGVLLMDKSGRRPLLLISASGTCLGCFLAALSFTLQDLHKWKEGSPILALAGVLVYTGSFSLGMGGIPWVIMSEIFPINVKGSAGSLVTLVSWLCSWIVSYAFNFLMSWSSAGTFFIFSSICGFTILFVAKLVPETKGRTLEEVQASLNPYSTKT
- the LOC100786465 gene encoding sugar transporter ERD6-like 5 isoform X1 produces the protein MDETKSTEPSEFSSPLLPIGAQGYGGNHGNDYEEKRQKETWSVPPILILTTLVAVSGSYVFGSAVGYSSPAQTGIMDDLNVGVAEYSLFGSILTIGAMIGAIISGRIADYAGRRTAMGFSEVFCILGWLAIAFAKVGWWLYVGRLFVGCGMGLLSYVVPIYIAEITPKNLRGGFTTVHQLMICCGVSLTYLVGAFLNWRILALLGIIPCIVQLLGLFFIPESPRWLAKFGHWERSESVLQRLRGKNADVSQEATEIRDFTEALQRETESIIGLFQLQYLKSLTVGVGLMILQQFGGVNGIAFYASSIFISAGFSGSIGMIAMVAVQIPMTALGVLLMDKSGRRPLLLISASGTCLGCFLAALSFTLQDLHKWKEGSPILALAGVLVYTGSFSLGMGGIPWVIMSEIFPINVKGSAGSLVTLVSWLCSWIVSYAFNFLMSWSSAGTFFIFSSICGFTILFVAKLVPETKGRTLEEVQASLNPYSTKT